The sequence ATTTTATTTTGAGGCATTACGCATGTATACTTTTCGGATCTTTGTTACCCCTGACTTATGGCAAACCAGACAGAAATGGTCACCGTTACTGTTAAGATTGAAAGGAAATTCACCATATCATTGTTCATCCAGGGGATTCCCTTGATAAGCCTATTTTTCAGCGAACCTGAAAGGGGCCGTTCTACCACCCGTCCTGTCTGGGCACAACGATATTGAGCCTGTAGGGTAGCTCCCAAAATTGAATCTACGAGGGAGCCCATAAAGCCTCCGATAAGAACGGGAGTCCAGAATCGTGGCGCCAGGGAAGGATCTACAACAAACACCAGCGAGGCGATGAGCAGGGCCCCCACAAAAGAGGCCGCAAAGCCTATAAGGCTTACTCCTCCGGAAATTCCCCTTTCTAGGGGTTTTAGATTGATGATAGATCGAGGCTTTCGCCGGCTTAGAATTCCTAATTCACTTGCCCACGTATCGGCAGTGGCCGCTGCAAAGGATACAAAAAAGGCCACTAAAAAAAGAGGCTCTTCCGTAAGGGCATATAAAATAGAACTCCCCATACCAACTCCGCCATTGGCAAATACCTGGACAGCGTCCCGTCGGTCACCCTTTTCATGAATCCTCTCAATTCCAAGCCGTTCTTTTTGTTCCCGCCGAATACGCCCTACCACGGTGGAAGAAACAAAAAATGCGGCCAGTACCGCAAGGCCACCAAGACCGGTGCTCACAAAAACCACTGTCCCCAAACCAAGTCCTGCCAGGGCCCCTTCAGTAGTGACGGTTTTTGTAAGCCAGGCTATAAAGGCCGCCACCGCAAGAACTGAAAAAACAAAAATTAGATGTTATTGATGGGTAAGGGGGAAAGATAATGAAAATACAGGGCCGTTCCTAGAGGAACAGTAAGATTATCGGTTCCAAAGGGAGAAAATACTTCCAGATAGGCCGCAACAAGACCGGTTCCCAGGGCTCGTCCCAGCGCTAAAGACACCGTACTGTTTGGTTCAAAGACCATGGTCATGATAAAGACCACTACCGTGGAGACACAAAACATCGCCACAGTACCGGCCAAAGATTTGCGGGAGCCAAAAACGGTACCCGCTGGGCTCCGGAGTGCCTCACCTACCAGGGCCGCAAGACCATCGCCCCAGCCCAGCACCAATATAGCCGTTCCTGCCACCCATTTGGGCATCAAGCCGTTCCATGCGGCAAGGACTAAAAGCAACAGGGAAATCGGAAAATACACGGTGCCGTAATTGTGTCGGGAATCATCGTTGTTCATGCCTCTGAACACATTTAGTCGGATACTGAGCCAATTAAGCACAATAAACACCGCCGGCCCGAAGCTCGCGACAAAGGGACTTTTCATCCAGAACATGGCAAAAAGCCACCAGTGGGATACGCCAATATGCACCACCTTCCGGCTTGTTGCGGAAGATACTATTCCGCCTCTTGATAGAAAACCAGCGAACCCAATAAGCAAAAAGACGTACATAAAAGAACCAACGAGACCTATGAGGTCCTGAATAGATGAGTTCATAATTATTACTAATATTATACATATTATACAATCAGGAGCATAAGAAAAGAAGGCAAGATATAAATTTTCTTAATTCTTTTTGCATTTTACAAAAAGGACCCCCATCAACCCAAACAAAAAGGCCCCCTTTTCGGGGGAGCCTTACTTAAAATAGTATCTTACTTTATAAAAGGTTGAGCGAGAGATTCGAGCAATTCCCCTTCTATGTCATGACCGTATTCCCAGTACATGACCCCTTTACATCCATATTTCTCGGCATACTGGGCCAATTCCTGTAATGACTGAGGATCACTGTAGGTAATAAACTCATCCCCATTGTAAATAAACGGAGCCTTTGCAACATCATCCCAGTATCGCACAAAATTCCGGGAAGAATTAAGAAGTTTTTTAATATCTCCATAACTAATACCATCAAGATAGGTTGCTTCTTTATATTTTTGGAAAAGGCCATTAGTTTCGCCTTCAGGAACCCCTTTCCATCCTCTCCCGTAAAAAGCTGCTCCCAGCACTATTTTATTCGCGGGAACCCCTGCTGTAAGGTATGCTTGTACCGCCTGGTCGGTGCTCCACCCTCCCCATGCCGGATCTGCCGGATTATTGTACAAGTTAGCGGTATGTCCTGTGGTAGCGCTCCAGGAGCCATAATAATCATATGACATAAGCTTCATACTATCCACAATCTGGGAAATAGCAACGACATCTAACTTTTGAACAAACCAGGTACTCGCCGGAACCGCCACTGAAAGGGTATATACTTTCCCTGTTTTTGAGCCCAAAGCGTTCAAAGCAGTGCGTAAGTCTTGCAACAACCATACATAACTATCCTTATCCTCTGGTCGTGTTTTGATGGGTAAGCCCCAATCAGGACCAACAGGATATTCCCAATCAATGTCCACACCATCAAGATTATATTTTTCTAACCAACTAAGAACATTCTTTACGAATTCACTTCTCAGTTTTGGGTCGATAGCCATATCAGAAAATCCATCGGCCCCATAACCACCTACTGAAATGCTTACCCTTAGATGTGGATATTTTTGTTTTACTTCTTTTACTTCATCCCAGAGGGTACTAAAAACGGGTGCTCCTGGATTTGCCGGATCAGGCTCCATATCTTTGATATATATAGAAGAACCGTCTCGTATCAAAGCAAAAGCAATAATAAGATCGGTAAGATAGTTTCCTTTAATATTTTCTGCTTTCCAGTAAACTCCCTTTTTCATATCTTCCACAGTAGATCCGAGGGGCCAGGTTCTTATATAAGCTTCTACTAAGACCTTTGGATACTTTATAGGAACCTTTTGTTGGACTCCGGCATTCTGTGATGTAAGGGTAGTACACGAAAATAAAATTAGAATCCCCAATACTCCTCCTCCTATTGCTTTCCATAGGTGAGCCACAAATTTTCTCATACAAACCTCCTATTTGTTGTTTCAGTGAACAAATTTAGTCTAACCCCTGTTTAATAAAATGTCAATTTTTTTATTCAAACGACATTTCTTTCAAAAGCAGTTCTAAAAATGCACGGCTCTGAATGAAAGAAGAAAAAACTTTTTATTTTCAAAAAAGGATGAGACCTCCCAGGGCAAGTCCCACACGCAGAAGGATAAAAAAGACGGCCTGGATAAGGATGTAGCCCTGTACCAACAGAGACGTAGGCTCCTTCTTAAAAAACCAGGTTGGTAAGGCGGCACCCAAGGAAATCAAAAACCAGGAGGCATAGTTTTTAAGGGGGATATCTCCACCGGTCCAGGTCCAGTAATCGAGCCGTATAGCCAGGGGTTCCAGGATATAATCAAAGAGCACACAGAGAAGGGCCGTGAGCAATGCGCCTATGGGGGCGTAGCGAATCCGGAAGGTGCCCCGCACAAGGCGAGAAAAACCCAACACCACGAGCACCCAGTTAAAACCAATGATGGGGGGAACCCCAAAAATATGGGTTCCGAGCACCGGGCCGTAGCGGTAGTCCCCAAAGATTGCCCCCGTTGCAACCCCAATTGCCTCAAGGGCAAAGGTAATCACAAAAGTAAGCAGGGCCCAGAAAAAAAGGGCCTTCCCCTGTTCCCGTACCGTAAGGGCAAAAACCACAAGTCCTCCCACTAAAAGAAGGTAGGGAGTAAAAAGCAGCATCAACGAACGGGTAATGGGCAGGAGATGCCCCCAGAGGCCCACAAAAAAAATAATCCCCAGAATAACAAGTAATAGGCTCTCCATTTTTTGAGAACCAGCGTCGAACAATTTAGAAAATAGGGGGGCTTTTTTTATTTTCTTGGGCTCTGCTTTCTTTTCATTACCGATGAAATCCATAGTTCACACCTTCCAGCCCCTCAGCATATTGAGGAAAAACTGCGTAATAATTCGGGTTTTGCCGGGCTTCACTTTTCTTTTAAAAACCACGAGGGGATTTTTCTCTATCTGGTCAGCGGTCCAGAAGTACATATCCGCGGCGGTCATAATCGGAATTCGATAGCGGTAAGGAATATACCGATATCCCCTAACGGCTCCCCGTTGCCACTCCCGATACCGATTCAAATGTCCCCGGAGCCAGGCCGCAAACCGTTCAGGATGGGTTTGGGCCCAGGAGGGATCCGTAATTTCTGCCACTTCCCCCTCAAGAGGAAGATAGCGGCGTCCCAACGTACGGTCCTCTTCCACATCCCGGATAAAGTTGATATATTGCATGGCCCGCCCCAAAAGACGGGCTGGCTCATGGGCCGCTTCGGGAAGTTCCATACAGCGGCTCATGAAAAGACCTATAACCTCGGCGGACCCGTACATGTAGGTAAGACATTCTTCCAGACTGTCGTAACGATTCTTTGTAAGGTCCGCCTCCATAGCATCGAGAAAGGCCACCGTCCAGGCTGGATCAAACCCCACCGCCTTTCCCAGGTCTACAAAGGCATCTATCACTGCCCGGTCTTCCGGAGCAAGGCCCTGCGGGGGCCCCTCTGTAGACGGTACCAGAGCCTCCTCAGAATTTTCCACAGCGATGTGTTTTGCAAAGGAAGAGCCCCCGGAAACAAAGCCAGAGGCTCTGCAAGACGGGTCTTCTCCCGCGTAGGACCGCCGAGAAATACTACCCAGGGCCTGCTCCGTGTAGGTCCGAAATCGGTAAAAGCCCTCCACATCTTGGGGCTGGGAATCCACAAAGTCGTCGGCCCGGCGAACAAAGGCATACAGGGCAAACACCCGTTGTCGCAGTCGGGGGGGGAAAAAGCGACTTGCATTAAAGTAGGTTTTACTCCCCCGTCGGAACGTAGCTTCCTGATAGGCCTTTAGCGGTAAAGCGCCTGCTGTTTCTGGTATATGTTCCACCTAGCCCTTCCCCTTTAGATACTCATCCACAATGGGAGCCACCACCTGGGAAGCAATAAAGGTCATGGGAACCCCTACTCCCGGATGGGTGTACTGACCTGCAAAAAAGAGCCCCCGGATCTTTTTACTTCGCATGGCAGGACGGAACACCGCGGTCTGCCTCAGGGTATGGGCCATGCCCAGGGCAGTCCCTTTAAAGGCATGATACGATTCGGCAAAGTCCCGCTGGGAAAAGAGCCGCTCCACCTGAATATACGGCCGAATAGTAATTCCCAGCCGTCGTTCCACATGGGTTAGAACCCTTTCGTAGTAGGCCCGCCGGACCTCATCGGTGTCGGAGAGTCCCGGCGCCGTGGGAACGAGAAGAAAGAGGTTTTCCTTACCGGGGGGCGCCGCCCGGCGGTCGGTCTTAGAGGCCGCCGAAAGGTAAAAACAGGGATTTTCCGGCCAGGCGGGTCGTTTAAAAATGGTATCAAAGTGACCGGTCCAATCGTCGGAAAAATATAGATTGTGATGGGTTAGTTCGGGGATTTCCCGGTTCAATCCCAGATAGGCAATAAACATACTCGGCGCAAGCACCGCCCGGTCCCAGTAGGAAGGGCTATAATTGGCCTTGTTTCGATCCAGAAGTTCCCGGTCCGCATGGGCATAGTCACCGCACATAACCACCGCATCCAATCGATACTCCCGATGCTGGCCATCCTTAAGGGCCCGAACGGACACCGTCTTCCCTTCCCCCTCATCAATATGGGTAACCTCGGCGCCATACTCTATGGAGACACCCAACTCGTTACAGAGTTTCACCAGGCCCTCCACAATGGCATACATACCACCCACGGGGAAATAGACCCCATCGGCAATATCAAGATAAGAAATGAGCGAATACAGGGCCGGGGCATTGGTAGGACTAGCACCCAGGAAGACCATGGCATACTCCAGGATTTGCCGGGCCCGAACATCCTTAAAATAACGACCCACATAGGGATCCAGGGCCTGGAATACGTTGAGCCTGAGCCCTTCGGTCATGAGGCGTTTGTTTAAGAACTGGAACACGTGGCGGTATTCCCGGTACAGGAAGTCCTTCATGGCCGTATCGTACTTGTATTTGGCGTTCTGGATATAAGCTTCTAGACGCGGGCCACCACCGGCTTCAAAGGTTTCGAACAGGGCCTTCGTTTGTTCAAAATCGCTGGTTATCGTAACCGGCTCGTGCCGTTCAAAATGGACGGTATAGTGGGTTTTAAGCTTTACCAGATCATAGTATTGGGACCGTTCCTTCCCAAAGAGCGCAAAGTATTGGTCAAATACCTCGGGCATAAGGTACCAGGAGGGCCCCATATCAAAGGCAAAGCCATCCTTTTCCCAGAGCCGCGCCCGTCCTCCCGGGGAATCGCATTTTTCCAGGATAGTAACCCGGTAGCCCTCTTTTGCAAGCAAGGCTGCGGTAGTAAGCCCCGCAAAACCCGCCCCGATAACCATCACCTGTTTATCCATGGAGCCTCCTTCCTTTTTGTAAATTCCGCCTTTTTCGCATCCTAGCCCAAGAGGCGTTTCAGCACCACCGGGTCAAGTCGAAAGGGACTCCCCTCCCCCTGGCAAAAATGGTGTACCCGCAAAAGATGGATGGAAAGATCCGAATAGATGATAGAATCTTCCCCTCTTTGCACCGAAACAGCATTTTTATGGTACAGCCCATCCCCGTAGGGACAGGGAAGTTTTCCCCGGGCTTCGTCGCTTTTTACCAGGAACTGTCCTTCCACGGTAATCGGTTCACCCAGGCCTTCGGCCCCCTTGCGAGCAAGGGTTTCCAGTCGATCCGCCACCTGATCAAAATCGAGGGCCAGGGCACGAAAGAGTTCCTCATCGGCGGCGATAATATCGCTTAATGGCCGCGTATCCTTTCCAAGGAAACCCACGCTGGTTAAGACCCCGGGCTTCATCCTTTCGTAGGCCGCCCGTTCATCATAATTCATCTTCATGGATGCACTCCCCTTTTACACGCCTATTGAAATGCCCCCGGCCTTTCAATAGGCTTTTATCCTTACGCAAACTTGTCGTAATAGATTTTATCCTGACTGATGCCGTTGGCGGTCATAACCTTAACACAGGCATCAATCATACCAGGACTTCCACAAAGATATCCCTCCATGGGTTTATCTTTGCCGATCTTTTCTTTAAAGTAGGAATCGAGCACAGCGGTGATAAGCCCCACGGGACCGG comes from Treponema sp. J25 and encodes:
- a CDS encoding DUF92 domain-containing protein, whose protein sequence is MAAFIAWLTKTVTTEGALAGLGLGTVVFVSTGLGGLAVLAAFFVSSTVVGRIRREQKERLGIERIHEKGDRRDAVQVFANGGVGMGSSILYALTEEPLFLVAFFVSFAAATADTWASELGILSRRKPRSIINLKPLERGISGGVSLIGFAASFVGALLIASLVFVVDPSLAPRFWTPVLIGGFMGSLVDSILGATLQAQYRCAQTGRVVERPLSGSLKNRLIKGIPWMNNDMVNFLSILTVTVTISVWFAISQG
- a CDS encoding glycoside hydrolase family 18 protein; the encoded protein is MRKFVAHLWKAIGGGVLGILILFSCTTLTSQNAGVQQKVPIKYPKVLVEAYIRTWPLGSTVEDMKKGVYWKAENIKGNYLTDLIIAFALIRDGSSIYIKDMEPDPANPGAPVFSTLWDEVKEVKQKYPHLRVSISVGGYGADGFSDMAIDPKLRSEFVKNVLSWLEKYNLDGVDIDWEYPVGPDWGLPIKTRPEDKDSYVWLLQDLRTALNALGSKTGKVYTLSVAVPASTWFVQKLDVVAISQIVDSMKLMSYDYYGSWSATTGHTANLYNNPADPAWGGWSTDQAVQAYLTAGVPANKIVLGAAFYGRGWKGVPEGETNGLFQKYKEATYLDGISYGDIKKLLNSSRNFVRYWDDVAKAPFIYNGDEFITYSDPQSLQELAQYAEKYGCKGVMYWEYGHDIEGELLESLAQPFIK
- a CDS encoding carotenoid biosynthesis protein; the encoded protein is MDFIGNEKKAEPKKIKKAPLFSKLFDAGSQKMESLLLVILGIIFFVGLWGHLLPITRSLMLLFTPYLLLVGGLVVFALTVREQGKALFFWALLTFVITFALEAIGVATGAIFGDYRYGPVLGTHIFGVPPIIGFNWVLVVLGFSRLVRGTFRIRYAPIGALLTALLCVLFDYILEPLAIRLDYWTWTGGDIPLKNYASWFLISLGAALPTWFFKKEPTSLLVQGYILIQAVFFILLRVGLALGGLILF
- a CDS encoding phytoene/squalene synthase family protein, encoding MEHIPETAGALPLKAYQEATFRRGSKTYFNASRFFPPRLRQRVFALYAFVRRADDFVDSQPQDVEGFYRFRTYTEQALGSISRRSYAGEDPSCRASGFVSGGSSFAKHIAVENSEEALVPSTEGPPQGLAPEDRAVIDAFVDLGKAVGFDPAWTVAFLDAMEADLTKNRYDSLEECLTYMYGSAEVIGLFMSRCMELPEAAHEPARLLGRAMQYINFIRDVEEDRTLGRRYLPLEGEVAEITDPSWAQTHPERFAAWLRGHLNRYREWQRGAVRGYRYIPYRYRIPIMTAADMYFWTADQIEKNPLVVFKRKVKPGKTRIITQFFLNMLRGWKV
- the crtI gene encoding phytoene desaturase family protein — translated: MDKQVMVIGAGFAGLTTAALLAKEGYRVTILEKCDSPGGRARLWEKDGFAFDMGPSWYLMPEVFDQYFALFGKERSQYYDLVKLKTHYTVHFERHEPVTITSDFEQTKALFETFEAGGGPRLEAYIQNAKYKYDTAMKDFLYREYRHVFQFLNKRLMTEGLRLNVFQALDPYVGRYFKDVRARQILEYAMVFLGASPTNAPALYSLISYLDIADGVYFPVGGMYAIVEGLVKLCNELGVSIEYGAEVTHIDEGEGKTVSVRALKDGQHREYRLDAVVMCGDYAHADRELLDRNKANYSPSYWDRAVLAPSMFIAYLGLNREIPELTHHNLYFSDDWTGHFDTIFKRPAWPENPCFYLSAASKTDRRAAPPGKENLFLLVPTAPGLSDTDEVRRAYYERVLTHVERRLGITIRPYIQVERLFSQRDFAESYHAFKGTALGMAHTLRQTAVFRPAMRSKKIRGLFFAGQYTHPGVGVPMTFIASQVVAPIVDEYLKGKG